The following proteins come from a genomic window of Phnomibacter ginsenosidimutans:
- a CDS encoding RNA polymerase sigma-70 factor yields the protein MPASYRTYANDELVRLLQQDDAEAFTEIYRRYWQKMFAIAINRLHDSALAEDVVHDVFASLWANRTEAAIQTIENYLAVATKYMVLTRLKQQARQQQLLQQAPATLAINDEVELRMQQRQLLARIAEEVEKLPEKCRLIFKYSREAGMPVKEIARLLQLSPKTVENQLTKALRQLRVATRSLFMMLVLFLFF from the coding sequence ATGCCTGCCTCTTACCGCACATATGCAAACGATGAACTGGTTCGCCTGCTACAGCAGGATGATGCGGAGGCGTTTACCGAAATCTATCGCCGCTACTGGCAAAAGATGTTTGCCATTGCCATCAACCGCCTGCACGACAGTGCTTTGGCCGAAGATGTGGTGCACGATGTGTTTGCCAGCTTGTGGGCCAACCGCACAGAAGCGGCCATTCAAACCATTGAAAATTACCTGGCTGTAGCCACCAAATACATGGTGCTCACCCGCCTGAAACAGCAGGCCCGCCAGCAGCAGTTGCTGCAACAGGCACCGGCAACGCTAGCCATCAACGATGAGGTTGAACTGCGGATGCAGCAGCGCCAGCTACTGGCCCGCATTGCCGAAGAGGTAGAAAAACTGCCCGAAAAGTGCCGCCTCATTTTTAAGTACAGCCGCGAAGCAGGCATGCCGGTAAAAGAGATTGCCCGGTTATTGCAGCTATCGCCCAAAACGGTGGAAAACCAACTCACCAAAGCCCTGCGCCAGTTGCGTGTGGCTACCCGCAGCCTCTTTATGATGCTGGTTTTGTTCCTCTTTTTCTAA
- a CDS encoding SDR family NAD(P)-dependent oxidoreductase yields the protein MAQQVALVTGGGAGLGLAIASALVAAGTTTIICGRNEEKLAAAQQSLGPLCHTRVLDVTQLAAIPAFVAEIIETFGQLDVLVNNAGINYKKPFTEVTDEEFQMVMSTNLNAVFAMSREAAKAMLQQGSGCIINISSMAAQYGIPKVIAYSASKTAIEGMTRAMAVELSPLGIRVNCIAPGFIYSDMTAAALNSDPERKAKVFGRTPMGKMGQPQDIGSAVAFLASPAASYITGVVLPVDGGNSIGF from the coding sequence ATGGCACAACAGGTAGCATTGGTAACGGGCGGCGGGGCTGGTTTAGGACTGGCCATTGCATCGGCATTGGTAGCTGCAGGCACTACGACTATTATTTGCGGCCGCAATGAAGAAAAGCTGGCCGCAGCGCAGCAAAGCCTTGGCCCGCTGTGCCATACACGGGTGCTGGATGTAACACAACTTGCCGCCATACCTGCTTTTGTAGCCGAAATTATTGAGACGTTTGGCCAATTGGATGTATTGGTAAACAATGCAGGTATCAATTATAAAAAACCGTTTACCGAGGTCACAGACGAAGAGTTTCAGATGGTGATGAGCACCAACCTGAATGCCGTGTTTGCCATGAGCCGTGAGGCCGCCAAAGCCATGTTGCAGCAGGGTAGTGGTTGTATCATCAACATTAGTTCGATGGCGGCGCAGTATGGCATTCCGAAAGTGATTGCCTACAGTGCCAGCAAAACTGCCATTGAAGGCATGACCCGAGCCATGGCGGTAGAACTGTCGCCGCTGGGTATTCGGGTAAATTGCATAGCGCCGGGTTTCATTTATTCTGATATGACTGCCGCTGCACTCAACAGCGATCCGGAACGCAAAGCCAAAGTATTTGGCCGTACCCCGATGGGAAAAATGGGGCAGCCGCAAGACATTGGCAGTGCTGTGGCTTTTTTGGCCAGCCCTGCTGCCAGCTACATTACAGGCGTAGTGCTGCCGGTAGACGGCGGTAATTCCATCGGATTTTAA